The Paenibacillus uliginis N3/975 genome has a window encoding:
- a CDS encoding bifunctional transcriptional activator/DNA repair enzyme AdaA, with product MDQELPEDPEGEYLSDEQWSAIINNDSSYDDQFFYAVRTTGIFCRPSCKSKAPMKSNVRIFQNAEQALSAHFRPCKRCKPTGERLPDREWVEQIEMYIDNNYAETITLEHLADICHGSPYHLQRTFKRVTGITPVEYVQQKRIEQAKQNLIYTDQSVSEISLNVGMANVPYFITLFKKKTGYTPKEYRYQHQIHHSTEVQKL from the coding sequence ATGGATCAAGAGCTTCCGGAAGATCCAGAAGGAGAGTATCTGTCTGATGAACAATGGAGTGCCATTATTAACAACGATTCCAGTTATGATGATCAGTTTTTTTATGCGGTAAGAACAACAGGGATATTTTGCAGACCTTCCTGCAAATCAAAAGCACCCATGAAATCAAATGTCCGAATTTTTCAAAATGCGGAACAGGCGCTGTCCGCCCATTTCCGGCCTTGCAAACGATGTAAACCTACGGGAGAGCGATTGCCGGACCGGGAATGGGTGGAACAGATTGAGATGTATATTGATAACAACTACGCTGAGACGATCACACTGGAACACTTGGCTGATATTTGCCATGGTAGTCCCTATCATTTACAGCGAACTTTTAAAAGAGTAACAGGGATAACTCCTGTTGAATATGTGCAACAGAAACGGATCGAGCAAGCGAAACAGAATCTAATCTACACGGACCAATCGGTCTCGGAAATATCGTTGAATGTTGGGATGGCCAATGTTCCTTACTTCATAACTTTGTTCAAGAAGAAGACCGGATATACCCCTAAGGAATACCGTTACCAACATCAAATACACCATTCTACGGAGGTACAGAAACTATGA
- a CDS encoding 2OG-Fe(II) oxygenase: MSLLLKERVTGLDWPLIQHHLDEQGFAKLPVLFGNNECQELMDAYEEETRYRSTINMSRYRFGAGEYKYFQAPLPDLLQQLREALYPELSRTANRWSEYMGKKQDYPDHLEEFLEVCHEQGQTRPTPLILKYEEGGYNCLHQDLYGDISFPFQVVFAINQREKDYTGGQFVLMEQRPRAQSRGHAITLEQGEGLIFPTQHRPVLGSRGYYKTTMRHGVSTITSGTRFSLGIIFHDAK, translated from the coding sequence GTGTCTCTACTTCTTAAAGAACGGGTTACCGGACTGGATTGGCCCCTTATCCAGCACCACCTGGATGAACAGGGGTTCGCTAAACTCCCGGTGCTATTCGGCAATAACGAATGCCAAGAGTTGATGGATGCATATGAGGAAGAGACGCGCTATCGCAGTACGATCAATATGTCCAGATACCGGTTTGGAGCAGGGGAGTACAAGTATTTTCAAGCACCTCTTCCAGACTTACTGCAGCAACTAAGAGAGGCTCTCTATCCAGAGTTGTCCAGAACAGCGAACCGATGGTCCGAATATATGGGAAAGAAGCAAGATTACCCGGATCACTTAGAGGAATTTCTGGAAGTATGTCATGAACAGGGACAGACTCGCCCAACGCCACTCATCCTGAAATATGAAGAAGGAGGATATAACTGTCTTCATCAGGACTTGTACGGCGATATATCCTTTCCCTTTCAGGTCGTATTTGCAATAAATCAGCGGGAAAAGGATTATACCGGAGGACAATTTGTACTGATGGAGCAGCGTCCCCGAGCACAGAGCAGAGGTCATGCCATCACCCTGGAACAGGGGGAGGGGCTTATTTTTCCAACACAGCACAGACCTGTGCTGGGATCGCGAGGTTATTACAAAACAACGATGAGGCATGGAGTCAGTACGATTACTTCCGGGACACGCTTTAGCCTTGGTATCATCTTTCATGACGCCAAGTGA
- a CDS encoding methylated-DNA--[protein]-cysteine S-methyltransferase, which yields MNTEQRDKAVPIYWTLLNDQKWSLHMAATEKGLCFVGSNNQAIDELIDWAQTRYPGSPIIRDDEMLLPYVKELLEYLRGERKIFSKPIDVRGTPFQIAVWNALSEIPYGLTKSYSDIAQHIQKPSSVRAVGTAIGANPLLITVPCHRVIGKNGSLTGYRGGLEMKTRLLELEKKDLVIPAEGSRLRVSTS from the coding sequence ATGAACACAGAACAAAGAGACAAGGCAGTACCTATCTACTGGACATTATTAAACGATCAAAAGTGGAGTCTGCATATGGCTGCTACGGAAAAGGGACTTTGTTTTGTGGGCTCCAACAATCAAGCGATAGATGAACTAATCGATTGGGCACAAACTCGTTATCCAGGAAGCCCGATCATTAGAGATGATGAGATGTTACTCCCATATGTTAAAGAACTTCTCGAATATTTAAGAGGAGAGCGTAAGATATTCAGCAAGCCGATTGATGTTCGGGGAACCCCCTTTCAGATTGCGGTGTGGAATGCTTTGAGTGAAATACCTTACGGATTAACGAAATCGTATTCAGATATTGCACAGCATATTCAAAAGCCTTCTTCGGTAAGAGCGGTTGGAACAGCAATAGGAGCGAATCCACTGTTAATCACCGTGCCATGTCACCGAGTTATAGGTAAGAATGGATCACTGACAGGATACCGGGGAGGTCTGGAGATGAAAACCAGGCTGTTGGAGTTGGAGAAGAAAGACCTGGTGATTCCAGCAGAGGGGAGCAGGCTGCGTGTCTCTACTTCTTAA
- a CDS encoding GNAT family N-acetyltransferase, protein MNEVIRKLNIDEIPAFVDIALNAYPAKAVPGPEFRERQITRFTHNQENMSTVQYYGLFRDNRLIAGMRIHEYTMNLYGRMIQVGGVGQVAVDLLHKKEKAAKQLIEFFISHFKLKGISLLLLYPFRPDFYKNMGFGYGSKMNQYRIKPESFPRATEKHGLVWLDRSHQDLIRDCSDRQATSTHGMMLKTPYELNPLFNAPGKRLIGYMEDNKLNGYISFTFNSISSDNFLLHDMVIHEFVYETPEALQQLGTFLHTQSDQINRIIWTTQDDTIEYLIGDPRNGSDRILPSVFHESHTSGVGLMYKIIDIEKFIIELAQTGAVYSSKPVTLHFKVTDSFSSKQPDSFALHIEQESLTISMQEQQGTRDDSVIELDISDLSSLLMGVVDAEKLYQYGKIKTSDPQVIALLKNCFRRVNKPVCTTAF, encoded by the coding sequence ATGAATGAGGTCATTCGTAAGCTAAATATCGATGAAATTCCTGCGTTTGTGGACATCGCTCTGAATGCATATCCTGCAAAAGCCGTACCGGGACCGGAGTTCAGAGAACGACAAATTACACGTTTCACACACAATCAAGAGAATATGTCTACGGTTCAATATTATGGTCTGTTTCGGGATAACCGCCTGATTGCCGGGATGCGCATCCATGAATACACCATGAATCTTTACGGACGAATGATCCAAGTGGGGGGCGTAGGGCAGGTTGCCGTAGATCTCCTTCATAAGAAAGAAAAAGCAGCCAAACAGTTAATTGAGTTTTTTATTTCACATTTTAAGTTAAAGGGAATTTCTCTTTTGCTCTTATATCCGTTCAGACCGGATTTTTATAAAAATATGGGATTTGGATATGGCTCAAAAATGAATCAATATCGAATCAAGCCGGAGAGCTTTCCAAGAGCAACGGAGAAGCATGGCTTGGTGTGGTTGGATCGCTCCCATCAAGATTTGATTCGTGACTGCAGCGACCGACAAGCCACGTCTACACACGGAATGATGCTGAAAACTCCTTATGAACTGAATCCGTTGTTCAACGCTCCGGGCAAGAGACTGATCGGATATATGGAAGATAACAAGTTAAATGGCTACATTTCATTCACCTTTAACAGTATTAGCTCGGATAACTTCCTGCTGCATGACATGGTCATTCATGAGTTTGTATATGAGACACCTGAGGCGCTGCAACAGCTGGGCACTTTTTTACATACGCAAAGTGATCAGATCAACCGGATTATATGGACGACACAGGATGATACTATCGAATATTTGATCGGAGATCCTCGCAACGGCAGCGACCGTATTCTTCCGAGTGTGTTTCATGAAAGTCATACATCAGGTGTGGGCTTGATGTACAAGATCATTGATATTGAGAAGTTTATAATCGAACTTGCCCAAACAGGTGCTGTGTATAGCTCGAAGCCGGTTACTTTGCATTTTAAGGTAACTGACTCCTTCTCTTCCAAACAACCGGACTCTTTCGCCTTACACATTGAGCAAGAGTCATTAACGATTTCAATGCAAGAACAACAAGGTACCAGGGACGATTCCGTTATCGAATTGGACATCTCGGACTTATCTTCCCTGTTAATGGGCGTGGTTGATGCAGAAAAGCTTTATCAATACGGAAAAATAAAAACTTCCGATCCGCAAGTTATAGCATTGCTTAAAAATTGTTTCCGGCGCGTTAACAAACCAGTCTGCACCACAGCTTTTTAA
- a CDS encoding carbohydrate ABC transporter permease — protein MMKGKSLLLHFGLFAGLVVSIFPFYWLLVMSTRTTADIYSFPPKMWFGSHLIDNITRVLSSIDFFGAFLNTLFVATACTLLVLFFDSLAGFTFAKFNFPGKQWLFIVLLATMMAPAQLSLVPSFVIMATFGWVGTFKALIIPGMANAFGIFWIRQYASESVPSELLDAGRIDGCGFFRLYWNVALPILRPALSFLAAFTFIGVWNDYLWPLIILNDESKFTLQIALSSLNGIYTTDYAMVIAGTLMAVIPLIVLFLFISKQFISDIAAGAIKS, from the coding sequence ATGATGAAAGGTAAATCACTTCTGCTGCATTTTGGGCTGTTTGCCGGGCTGGTCGTATCGATCTTTCCTTTCTACTGGCTTCTCGTCATGTCTACGCGAACGACAGCAGACATATACAGCTTTCCGCCCAAAATGTGGTTTGGCTCCCATCTGATTGATAATATAACACGGGTACTAAGCAGTATCGATTTTTTCGGCGCTTTCCTAAACACGTTATTCGTTGCTACGGCTTGTACACTTCTTGTCCTGTTCTTTGATTCCCTAGCCGGGTTTACATTTGCAAAATTCAACTTCCCGGGTAAACAGTGGCTGTTCATCGTTCTGCTCGCCACCATGATGGCTCCGGCACAGCTATCATTGGTCCCTTCTTTTGTTATTATGGCAACTTTCGGTTGGGTAGGAACTTTTAAAGCATTAATCATTCCGGGAATGGCTAATGCCTTCGGCATTTTCTGGATTCGTCAATATGCGTCGGAATCGGTTCCCTCCGAACTGTTGGATGCCGGCAGGATCGATGGCTGTGGATTTTTCCGGCTTTATTGGAATGTTGCGCTTCCCATCCTGAGACCTGCTCTTTCATTCTTAGCCGCCTTCACGTTTATCGGAGTATGGAATGACTACCTTTGGCCCCTTATCATACTGAATGATGAAAGCAAGTTTACGCTTCAAATCGCTCTTTCTTCATTAAACGGCATCTATACGACCGATTATGCCATGGTTATCGCCGGTACGTTAATGGCGGTCATTCCGCTAATTGTTCTATTTCTGTTTATCAGCAAGCAGTTCATTTCTGATATTGCAGCTGGAGCGATCAAAAGTTAA
- a CDS encoding biotin-dependent carboxyltransferase family protein, whose product MSITVIKPGLLSTVQDLGRSRYGKYGVSMSGAMDHFSHRTANWLVGNDEREATLELTWSGFTTQFEQDQWIAITGGDFSPAIEGVSVPMWRPVFVRRGSILTFHKPITGCRSYLAVSGGIDVPELLGSRSTYLRAGIGGFQGRALKSGDVICVKPGGFNKHPIEFDEGSSFYSVKWSVPTTLFPSYHDHPTIRVTCGNQFDDFEMESRKSLYDQTFQVTPQSDRMGYRLSGAPLRLSSVGEYTSEAVSLGTVQVPADGQPIILMADRQTHGGYPKIAQVASIDIPVIAQVPPGSSIRFSEITLKEAETLFIEWSQKIRFLSKMIYMRLKEEFHVTGGSEL is encoded by the coding sequence ATGAGCATAACAGTTATTAAACCTGGGTTATTGTCCACCGTCCAGGATTTGGGAAGATCACGGTATGGTAAATACGGGGTAAGCATGTCGGGCGCAATGGATCACTTTTCTCATCGCACAGCGAATTGGCTGGTCGGAAACGATGAAAGAGAGGCCACGCTTGAATTGACCTGGTCGGGCTTCACCACTCAATTCGAGCAGGATCAATGGATTGCAATCACTGGAGGAGATTTTTCGCCTGCAATTGAAGGTGTAAGTGTTCCGATGTGGCGGCCGGTGTTTGTTCGAAGAGGCAGTATACTCACTTTTCATAAACCAATTACCGGATGCAGATCATACTTGGCTGTCTCAGGTGGAATCGATGTCCCTGAGCTGCTGGGCAGTCGCAGCACCTATTTACGCGCTGGAATTGGTGGATTTCAAGGTAGGGCATTAAAGTCCGGGGATGTGATATGTGTCAAACCCGGCGGGTTCAACAAACATCCGATCGAATTTGATGAAGGCAGTTCTTTTTACTCGGTAAAATGGTCGGTTCCAACGACTTTATTTCCTTCCTATCACGATCATCCGACGATTCGTGTTACCTGCGGAAACCAATTTGATGATTTCGAAATGGAAAGCAGGAAGTCTCTGTATGATCAGACTTTTCAAGTGACACCCCAATCGGACCGCATGGGATACCGTTTGTCAGGAGCGCCGTTACGTTTAAGTTCAGTAGGTGAGTACACATCCGAAGCCGTGTCGCTGGGCACCGTTCAGGTCCCGGCCGACGGGCAGCCAATCATTCTGATGGCGGACCGTCAGACCCATGGAGGATATCCGAAGATAGCGCAAGTCGCGAGCATTGATATTCCGGTTATAGCCCAGGTGCCACCTGGGAGCTCTATACGATTCAGCGAGATTACCTTGAAGGAAGCCGAAACGTTATTTATTGAATGGAGCCAGAAGATCCGGTTTCTGTCCAAGATGATCTATATGAGGTTAAAGGAGGAGTTTCATGTTACAGGTGGATCTGAATTGTGA
- a CDS encoding extracellular solute-binding protein encodes MLNCRFLVSCLIVCITIIVNGCSADQSNSETKTLTLWYWNRSLDDDLIKAVEKEFPGIRIQAQKIGGDFKSKLKTTLAAGSGGPDIVAFNDWVAELFTSSDRFYDLYELGAKEIEQDYLDWKWNLGVTPEGKMIAMPIDTGPTALFYRADLFEEAGLPNDPEEVHRQLATWDDYLNAGKKLNEAFGGKVKLTDNINNVYNQVNSQSKHIYFSEDDAFIGEDPSSSMKTAWDTAVNASRMGLLANASSFSSEWNAAMNNGRIASFVGAVWAKEILMQAAPDTSGKWRVTRAPGGDGNNGGSFLAIMKTSPYPEESIKVLQWLLNPDNQSKSYESMNLFPSAASALDSPAMLLKDPFFGDQATGEIFTESALNVQSAYFGGRFGNVNGIVNRELQSVALEGKDPNKAWEDALKRVKKELLR; translated from the coding sequence ATGCTTAATTGTCGGTTCCTCGTTTCATGCTTGATCGTTTGCATCACCATAATTGTAAACGGTTGCTCAGCTGATCAATCAAACTCGGAAACGAAAACGCTTACGTTATGGTATTGGAACCGGAGTCTGGACGACGATCTGATTAAAGCGGTGGAAAAGGAGTTCCCCGGCATACGAATTCAGGCACAAAAGATTGGCGGTGATTTCAAATCCAAGCTCAAGACAACTCTAGCCGCAGGATCTGGCGGTCCGGATATCGTTGCCTTCAACGACTGGGTAGCTGAGCTGTTCACAAGCTCGGACCGGTTCTACGACTTGTATGAGCTCGGAGCCAAAGAGATTGAACAAGATTATCTCGATTGGAAATGGAACCTGGGGGTAACGCCCGAAGGTAAAATGATCGCGATGCCGATTGACACCGGACCGACCGCTCTTTTCTACCGAGCTGACCTGTTTGAGGAGGCTGGATTGCCCAACGACCCTGAAGAAGTTCATCGTCAACTAGCAACCTGGGATGATTATTTGAATGCCGGGAAGAAGCTGAATGAAGCCTTCGGGGGCAAGGTCAAGCTCACAGATAACATCAATAATGTTTACAATCAAGTCAATTCGCAGTCCAAACACATTTATTTTTCAGAAGACGATGCCTTCATCGGGGAGGATCCCTCCTCTTCCATGAAAACAGCTTGGGACACCGCTGTGAATGCATCACGGATGGGACTCTTGGCCAACGCCAGCAGCTTCTCTTCCGAATGGAACGCAGCGATGAACAACGGAAGAATCGCTTCTTTTGTCGGGGCCGTTTGGGCGAAGGAGATACTCATGCAGGCAGCACCGGATACATCTGGAAAATGGCGGGTAACCCGGGCACCCGGCGGCGACGGCAACAACGGGGGCTCATTCCTTGCAATTATGAAAACCAGCCCATATCCGGAGGAATCAATCAAGGTACTTCAGTGGTTACTGAATCCTGACAATCAATCGAAATCGTATGAAAGTATGAACCTGTTCCCTTCGGCGGCGAGTGCTTTGGATTCACCTGCGATGCTTCTGAAAGATCCTTTCTTCGGTGATCAGGCGACAGGTGAAATTTTCACGGAATCAGCACTCAACGTCCAATCCGCTTATTTCGGTGGCAGATTTGGCAATGTGAATGGAATTGTTAACCGGGAGCTTCAATCTGTAGCTCTCGAAGGCAAAGACCCGAATAAAGCTTGGGAGGATGCGTTGAAACGCGTTAAGAAGGAACTGCTGCGTTAA
- the pxpB gene encoding 5-oxoprolinase subunit PxpB, protein MIKPLAMLPLGDSAVLIELGQVISESVHRQVHAASQYIENHPFPGYIECIPSFTTVSIHYDLLKLPRRDGVSSSFEVVCSLLNELLSEIEIQEERSPVVVDIPVCYEEEYGPDLEVVATINELTPEEVIHIHTGQDYLIYALGFTPGFPYVGGVSEQISAPRKSTPRLKVPSGSVGIAGNQTGIYPIETPGGWQIIGRTPLALFLPEQYPPTLLEGGQYIRFRRIDREEFSFLRGGSV, encoded by the coding sequence ATGATAAAGCCTCTTGCAATGCTTCCGCTGGGTGATTCGGCGGTACTTATCGAGTTAGGTCAAGTAATCAGCGAGTCGGTACACCGTCAGGTTCATGCTGCTTCGCAGTACATCGAGAACCATCCGTTTCCGGGTTACATCGAATGCATTCCTTCCTTCACAACAGTAAGTATCCACTACGACTTGCTCAAGCTACCCAGGCGTGACGGAGTCAGCTCTTCCTTTGAAGTTGTATGCTCACTTCTGAATGAATTGTTAAGTGAAATTGAGATTCAGGAAGAGCGGAGCCCTGTAGTCGTCGATATTCCGGTATGTTATGAAGAGGAATACGGACCCGATTTGGAAGTTGTAGCTACTATAAACGAGTTGACTCCGGAAGAAGTGATTCATATTCATACCGGGCAGGACTATCTTATATATGCACTCGGTTTTACTCCAGGCTTTCCTTATGTCGGTGGAGTATCTGAACAGATCTCGGCTCCTCGAAAAAGCACACCAAGACTTAAAGTTCCTTCTGGATCGGTCGGGATAGCAGGGAATCAGACAGGAATTTACCCAATCGAAACACCTGGTGGGTGGCAGATAATCGGCCGGACACCACTGGCTTTGTTTCTTCCGGAACAATATCCTCCGACGCTGCTTGAAGGGGGGCAATACATAAGGTTCCGGAGAATAGACCGTGAGGAGTTTTCATTTCTGAGAGGTGGCAGCGTATGA
- a CDS encoding carbohydrate ABC transporter permease: MEPSLHQHTSQHVGSGPSSDKDRNGFAATLWKHRKEYLAISPFYILFAVFGLFPIAFSMYLSFQKWDGIGVMTFNGLNNYQFMLTDPEFWSAVRNTLVIWIYSTIPMLCFALIIAFLLNASFVRFRTFFRIGYFLPNVTSLVAVAIVFSTLFSNNYGLLNYFLNLIGLESVEWLNKTWGIQLAISIMIIWRWVGYNAIIYLAGLQSIPTVLYEAAKIDGATGIQAFFRITIPNLRPIILFTVITSTIGGMQVFTEPQVLVGNDGGVSGGGLTIVLYLYREAFVNNYFGYGSAVGWGMFVLIALFSIINWRMVQGKGSNES; encoded by the coding sequence ATGGAACCATCCTTGCATCAACATACATCACAGCATGTCGGAAGCGGGCCATCCTCGGACAAGGACAGGAATGGTTTTGCGGCGACGCTCTGGAAACATCGGAAAGAATACTTGGCTATTTCACCTTTTTACATTTTATTCGCTGTCTTCGGTCTGTTTCCGATCGCCTTCTCCATGTACTTATCATTTCAAAAATGGGACGGCATCGGCGTGATGACATTCAACGGATTGAATAACTATCAGTTCATGCTCACTGACCCCGAGTTTTGGAGCGCTGTTCGCAATACACTCGTCATCTGGATCTACTCCACCATACCTATGCTCTGTTTCGCTCTAATTATTGCCTTCCTGCTTAATGCTTCGTTTGTCAGGTTCCGCACCTTCTTTCGGATCGGTTACTTCCTGCCGAATGTGACATCCCTGGTAGCCGTTGCTATCGTGTTCAGCACACTGTTTTCGAACAATTATGGACTGCTCAATTACTTTCTCAATCTGATCGGTCTGGAGTCTGTCGAGTGGCTGAACAAGACGTGGGGCATACAGCTGGCCATCTCCATAATGATCATTTGGCGCTGGGTCGGATATAACGCCATTATCTACCTTGCAGGCCTGCAGAGCATTCCAACTGTACTCTATGAGGCAGCCAAAATTGACGGTGCTACCGGTATACAGGCTTTTTTCAGAATTACGATTCCGAATTTAAGACCGATCATCCTCTTTACCGTAATCACCTCTACCATTGGTGGCATGCAGGTATTTACGGAACCCCAGGTGCTTGTCGGCAATGACGGCGGTGTCAGCGGCGGAGGACTAACCATCGTCCTCTATTTATACCGGGAAGCTTTTGTTAACAATTACTTCGGATATGGCTCCGCTGTCGGCTGGGGAATGTTCGTACTGATTGCCCTTTTCTCAATTATCAACTGGAGAATGGTCCAAGGCAAAGGATCAAATGAATCGTAA
- a CDS encoding DNA-3-methyladenine glycosylase family protein — MTELYEQQNAGQLLKLPVPREFSFSQNLNYLTNAPNECLYRIHENRIYKALPIGQHIYVIEIFEDPDVPHSLMVSLIGDIVPKDSAVLETIVRYVREWFDLDTDLVPFYEMAEQDVLLQKTVHSFYGLRNMGIPDLFEAVCWGILGQQINLAFAFTLKRRLVETYGRSVTIDGITSHVFPEPDTIAALSVADMEDLRMTVKKREYLIAIAQLFAEGKLSKEALLQIGDHKKIEKLLVGIRGIGPWTANYVLMRCLRIPTAFPIDDVGLHNAVKHALGSELKPSRDELLKLSAGWANWESYATFYMWRLLY; from the coding sequence ATGACTGAACTATACGAACAACAAAATGCAGGGCAGCTATTAAAACTACCGGTGCCTCGGGAATTCAGCTTTTCACAAAACTTAAATTACCTGACCAATGCACCCAATGAATGTTTGTACCGTATCCACGAAAATAGGATTTATAAAGCTCTCCCAATCGGACAACATATTTATGTCATTGAAATATTTGAAGATCCCGATGTCCCCCATTCACTTATGGTCTCCCTTATTGGAGATATCGTACCGAAAGATTCAGCCGTCCTTGAAACCATTGTCCGCTATGTTAGGGAATGGTTTGACCTGGACACAGACCTTGTTCCTTTTTATGAGATGGCCGAGCAGGACGTGCTTCTCCAGAAGACGGTCCATTCCTTTTACGGACTCCGAAATATGGGCATTCCGGATTTATTTGAAGCCGTCTGCTGGGGGATTCTTGGACAGCAAATCAATCTAGCCTTTGCCTTCACACTCAAAAGACGGCTCGTAGAAACCTACGGTAGAAGTGTAACAATTGATGGCATAACGTCTCATGTATTTCCAGAACCTGATACGATCGCTGCCCTTTCGGTAGCGGATATGGAGGATCTTCGGATGACCGTCAAGAAGCGTGAGTATCTAATTGCTATAGCTCAGCTTTTTGCAGAGGGTAAGCTGTCAAAGGAAGCATTGCTACAGATCGGAGACCATAAAAAAATCGAAAAATTATTGGTAGGCATTCGGGGGATCGGGCCATGGACTGCCAATTATGTGTTAATGCGCTGCTTGCGAATTCCTACCGCCTTTCCTATCGACGATGTCGGTTTGCACAATGCTGTAAAGCATGCTCTCGGATCGGAACTGAAACCGTCCCGTGATGAACTTCTTAAGCTCTCAGCCGGCTGGGCAAACTGGGAATCCTATGCGACATTTTATATGTGGAGGCTATTATATTAA
- a CDS encoding aminopeptidase, which produces MSSFETMLEKYAELVVKVGVNVQPGQVLLVNSPLETVEFTRLVVSKAYEAGAKYVQVDWEDEKTTRIRYEKAPDDSFGYYPKWQADMMEQLAEGGGAVLHIKVPDPELFRGIDSSKVSTAVRAAAVAREKYQAYVRNNKVSWSLIKAPTRAWANKVFTDLPEEQRLDAMWEAVFLMNRVGTEDPVAAWREHIAELKQRQEFMNSKRYKSFHYRAPGTDLRVEMPEGYLWLGGGDYNEAGVYFVANMPTEEIYTMPHRTGVNGTVTSTLPLNLNGRLVEGITLTFKDGKVVKYDAKSGREHLTSLLDTDEGASYLGEMALVPYDSPISSLNRVFYNTGVDENASCHFALGSSYPVNIEGGTKLSKEELLAKGANVSLTHVDFMIGSEELEIDGVLADGTIEPVFRNGKWA; this is translated from the coding sequence ATGAGCAGTTTTGAAACGATGTTAGAAAAATATGCAGAACTCGTTGTAAAAGTGGGCGTAAATGTGCAACCCGGTCAAGTTTTGCTGGTAAATTCCCCCCTAGAAACCGTCGAGTTCACTCGACTAGTTGTAAGTAAAGCTTATGAAGCAGGCGCGAAATATGTTCAGGTCGATTGGGAGGATGAAAAAACCACCCGGATTCGTTATGAAAAAGCGCCGGATGACTCTTTTGGCTATTATCCGAAGTGGCAGGCCGACATGATGGAGCAGCTCGCTGAGGGCGGCGGTGCCGTACTGCATATTAAGGTACCTGATCCGGAGCTGTTCCGTGGGATCGATTCGTCCAAGGTGTCAACCGCTGTGAGAGCAGCTGCCGTAGCAAGAGAGAAATACCAGGCCTATGTAAGAAATAATAAGGTTAGCTGGTCTCTGATCAAAGCGCCAACCCGTGCTTGGGCGAACAAAGTCTTCACCGACCTGCCGGAAGAGCAGCGACTGGATGCGATGTGGGAAGCTGTGTTCCTGATGAACCGGGTGGGCACAGAGGATCCGGTTGCCGCTTGGCGTGAGCACATTGCCGAACTGAAACAAAGACAAGAGTTTATGAACAGTAAACGTTACAAAAGTTTTCATTACCGCGCTCCTGGCACTGACCTGCGCGTCGAAATGCCGGAAGGCTATCTATGGCTTGGAGGTGGGGACTATAACGAAGCCGGTGTTTATTTTGTCGCCAATATGCCCACAGAAGAAATCTACACCATGCCGCATCGTACAGGTGTCAACGGCACGGTTACCAGCACACTTCCACTGAATTTGAATGGCCGTCTAGTTGAAGGGATTACCCTTACGTTCAAGGACGGCAAAGTCGTTAAGTATGATGCAAAATCCGGACGTGAGCATCTGACTTCGCTGCTCGATACGGATGAGGGTGCTTCCTATCTTGGTGAAATGGCACTTGTGCCATATGATTCTCCAATCTCCAGTTTAAACCGTGTGTTTTACAATACGGGGGTGGATGAGAATGCATCATGCCATTTTGCACTGGGCAGCTCCTACCCGGTTAATATCGAAGGTGGAACCAAGCTTTCCAAGGAAGAACTGCTTGCCAAAGGCGCAAATGTCAGTTTGACGCATGTCGATTTTATGATCGGTTCGGAAGAATTGGAGATTGACGGTGTGTTGGCTGATGGCACCATCGAGCCGGTGTTCCGTAACGGAAAATGGGCTTAG